The following coding sequences lie in one bacterium BMS3Abin08 genomic window:
- the selD_1 gene encoding selenide, water dikinase — protein sequence MGGTPHTALAIIGFPSCDYKPELLSIVLNGALSILDSVDVRLIGGHTFEDSELKFGLSVTGTVNKTDILRNNGALAGDILVLTKPLGSGILTTALKGGRIGVDELKEAVSWMTTLNNQSARTALRAGIHACTDVTGFGLLGHAFNMVRDTGTDFVIDLKEVPFMDRVHEMADKGMIPEGAYRNLNFLRGHLLMENDIPEDDLLLVCDPQTSGGLLLAMEEPGLQEFTAKGIFTKVIGRVVEGKGRLLLR from the coding sequence ATGGGGGGGACCCCCCATACGGCCCTGGCAATTATAGGTTTCCCATCCTGCGATTACAAACCTGAGCTGTTAAGCATTGTCCTCAATGGCGCTCTGAGTATACTCGACAGCGTGGATGTAAGACTTATCGGCGGACACACTTTTGAGGATAGTGAACTTAAGTTCGGCCTGTCCGTTACAGGGACGGTGAATAAAACAGATATCCTGAGAAACAACGGTGCACTCGCAGGTGATATACTCGTTCTGACAAAACCCCTCGGCTCCGGTATCCTTACAACCGCCCTTAAGGGGGGCAGGATCGGGGTGGATGAACTTAAAGAAGCGGTCTCATGGATGACTACCCTTAACAATCAATCAGCACGGACAGCCCTTCGTGCGGGGATACATGCCTGTACGGATGTAACCGGGTTCGGCCTTTTAGGACATGCCTTCAATATGGTCAGGGATACAGGGACAGACTTTGTTATTGACCTGAAGGAAGTCCCTTTTATGGACAGAGTTCATGAGATGGCGGACAAAGGGATGATCCCGGAAGGGGCATACAGGAACCTCAACTTCCTGAGAGGTCATCTATTAATGGAAAATGACATCCCCGAAGATGATCTCCTGCTCGTTTGCGACCCACAGACATCGGGAGGGCTTTTGCTGGCCATGGAGGAACCCGGACTTCAGGAATTCACTGCAAAGGGCATATTCACAAAGGTAATCGGGAGGGTTGTTGAAGGCAAAGGGAGGTTATTATT